The Candidatus Aminicenantes bacterium genome includes a region encoding these proteins:
- the rfbB gene encoding dTDP-glucose 4,6-dehydratase, translating to MKPALESILVTGGCGFIGSNFIRFLFNRKDFGGRVVNLDRLTYAGNPENLEDLSADERYTFVHGDVADAELVARVMADYEVDTVMHFAAESHVDRSIHSPAEFVRTNIEGTFRLLEAARNWWKDRRDVRFHQVSTDEVFGSLGAEGRFCEESPYDPRSPYSASKAAADHLVRAYHHTYGLPVTLSNCSNNFGPYQFPEKLIPLMILNLTRRHPLPIYGDGGNIRDWLYVEDHCEALWRILIAAEIGTTWNIGGDAEFSNLDLVQKLCDLFDTLRPLDPGSRDTSGRPLSSHRDLITFVKDRPGHDRRYAIDSRRIQQELGWRPRVDFFQGLERTVTWYAEHAAWVERIRSGVYREWLQRHYGENGD from the coding sequence ATGAAACCGGCCCTGGAATCGATCCTGGTCACCGGCGGGTGCGGTTTTATCGGCAGCAACTTCATCCGCTTCCTGTTTAACCGCAAGGACTTCGGCGGCCGGGTGGTCAACCTGGACCGACTGACCTATGCCGGTAACCCCGAGAACCTGGAAGACCTCTCCGCGGATGAACGCTATACTTTCGTCCACGGCGACGTGGCCGACGCGGAACTGGTCGCCCGGGTGATGGCTGATTACGAGGTGGATACGGTGATGCATTTTGCCGCCGAATCCCACGTGGACCGCTCCATCCACTCACCAGCGGAGTTTGTGCGCACCAACATCGAAGGCACCTTCCGCCTGCTGGAGGCGGCGCGAAACTGGTGGAAAGACCGCCGCGACGTCCGTTTCCATCAGGTGAGTACGGACGAAGTGTTCGGTTCCCTGGGTGCTGAAGGGCGTTTTTGCGAAGAGAGCCCCTACGACCCGCGCAGTCCCTACTCTGCTTCCAAGGCCGCGGCCGACCACCTGGTACGGGCCTACCACCATACCTATGGTTTGCCCGTAACCCTGTCCAATTGCTCCAATAACTTCGGGCCCTATCAGTTTCCCGAAAAACTCATCCCCCTGATGATCCTCAACCTCACCCGCCGCCATCCCCTGCCCATTTACGGCGACGGCGGCAATATCCGCGACTGGCTGTATGTAGAGGACCACTGCGAGGCGTTGTGGCGCATCCTCATCGCGGCGGAAATCGGCACCACCTGGAATATCGGCGGAGACGCGGAATTTTCCAACCTGGACCTGGTCCAAAAACTATGTGACCTTTTCGACACCCTGCGGCCCCTGGACCCCGGGTCCCGTGATACCAGCGGCCGGCCCCTGTCCAGCCACCGGGACCTGATCACTTTCGTCAAGGACCGGCCGGGCCATGACCGCCGCTACGCCATTGACAGCCGCCGCATCCAACAGGAACTGGGCTGGCGCCCCCGGGTCGATTTCTTTCAGGGACTGGAACGCACCGTGACCTGGTACGCCGAACACGCGGCCTGGGTGGAACGCATCCGCAGCGGCGTCTACCGCGAGTGGCTGCAACGGCACTACGGCGAAAACGGCGATTAG
- the tatA gene encoding twin-arginine translocase TatA/TatE family subunit, protein MFGSLGIWEILLILLVVALLFGGRKLPDLGRGLGEGIKNFRDSLSRKDQNENEGKDTNAKDD, encoded by the coding sequence ATGTTCGGAAGCCTCGGAATTTGGGAAATATTGTTGATCCTGCTCGTAGTGGCCCTGCTTTTCGGTGGTCGCAAGCTGCCGGACCTGGGCCGCGGCCTGGGCGAAGGCATTAAAAACTTCAGGGATTCCCTCTCCCGCAAAGATCAAAACGAAAATGAGGGAAAAGACACGAATGCGAAGGACGATTGA
- a CDS encoding class I SAM-dependent methyltransferase — protein MREKTRMRRTIDARIQQRQERQEQLKDTLSRLGDLLTDGLRGRRRRQAKEILETLYNNVVELVTAQDREWDAYSNNHTSEVFRSLHWKIDTLEAEYANVRALITGFLNLEESLKHLAERIDNAGAGPEEREQVEAARERLSTFRYSDFEARFRGTWESVETQLARYVDQFLAKENVLDLGCGRGEFVQMLRSAGRKAEGIDISRTMLEEAEQRGLPCRRADILEELAQRPDASLGGVFSAQVIEHLAPGVLREMVTHCRRVLKPGGILLLETINPLSIFALSRIFFLDVTHEKPLHPEYMRFLLDSRGFRDINILYGPPPQAEALLEIPPDLPGAREFNTNVDRLNALLFGPSVYAVRGVRP, from the coding sequence ATGAGGGAAAAGACACGAATGCGAAGGACGATTGACGCCCGCATCCAGCAAAGGCAGGAACGGCAGGAGCAACTCAAGGATACATTAAGCCGGTTGGGCGACCTGCTGACGGACGGCCTGCGGGGCAGGCGGCGCCGGCAGGCAAAGGAAATCCTCGAAACCCTTTACAACAACGTCGTTGAACTGGTCACCGCCCAGGACCGGGAATGGGATGCCTATTCCAACAACCACACATCCGAGGTGTTTCGATCCCTGCACTGGAAGATCGATACCCTGGAGGCGGAATACGCCAACGTGCGTGCCTTGATCACCGGCTTTCTCAACCTGGAGGAATCCCTCAAACACCTGGCGGAACGCATCGACAATGCGGGCGCCGGTCCAGAGGAACGGGAACAGGTGGAAGCCGCCCGGGAACGCCTCAGCACTTTCCGTTACAGTGACTTTGAGGCGCGCTTCCGTGGTACCTGGGAATCGGTGGAAACCCAACTGGCTCGCTACGTGGACCAGTTCCTCGCCAAAGAAAACGTCCTGGACCTGGGTTGCGGTCGCGGGGAATTCGTGCAGATGTTGCGTTCCGCCGGACGCAAAGCCGAGGGCATCGACATCTCGCGCACCATGTTGGAAGAAGCCGAGCAGCGGGGGCTGCCGTGCCGCCGCGCCGATATCCTGGAAGAACTCGCGCAACGGCCCGATGCATCCCTTGGCGGCGTGTTTTCCGCCCAGGTGATCGAGCACCTTGCTCCCGGGGTGTTGCGGGAAATGGTGACCCATTGCCGGCGGGTACTGAAACCCGGGGGCATCCTGCTGTTGGAAACCATCAACCCGCTTAGCATTTTTGCATTGAGCCGCATCTTCTTTCTGGATGTGACCCACGAAAAACCCCTGCATCCCGAATACATGCGCTTTCTTTTAGACAGCCGTGGTTTTCGTGACATAAACATCCTTTACGGTCCGCCACCGCAGGCAGAGGCGCTGCTGGAGATCCCGCCCGACCTGCCGGGAGCCCGTGAATTCAACACCAACGTGGACCGTCTGAATGCCCTGCTCTTCGGCCCCTCGGTCTATGCCGTCCGCGGGGTGCGCCCTTGA
- a CDS encoding ROK family protein — translation MQHQRGPSECPALRPLGLCRPRGAPLTVLGIDIGGSATKYAPVRNGEIAVPVMRADTPQSLEELLEWLGGLVTTARREWNVAAVGIGVPGFMRLQDGVIVRSPNLMFLNGTAFATEMSRRVSLPVKVENDANCAALGAWVSQPPPRPRCLVHLTLGTGVGSGIILDGRPWRGACGYAAELGHVVVHPQGRACGCGGRGCAETEASETGILRTWSEARPDSEISSARQVYQLVEAGDADARRAFRRAGRYLGILLSNIANCLNPDIITIGGGVAAAGETILAPAHAEMAVRLHQHARECTRIEVADRDDYGILGAARLLHKDAQA, via the coding sequence ATTCAACACCAACGTGGACCGTCTGAATGCCCTGCTCTTCGGCCCCTCGGTCTATGCCGTCCGCGGGGTGCGCCCTTGACCGTTCTGGGTATCGATATCGGCGGATCCGCCACCAAGTACGCGCCGGTGCGAAATGGTGAAATCGCGGTCCCGGTGATGCGGGCGGACACTCCCCAAAGCTTGGAGGAATTGCTGGAATGGCTGGGCGGACTTGTCACCACGGCGCGGCGAGAATGGAACGTGGCCGCCGTGGGAATCGGGGTACCGGGCTTCATGCGTTTGCAAGACGGGGTCATTGTGCGTTCCCCCAACCTGATGTTTCTGAACGGAACGGCATTCGCGACTGAAATGAGTCGCCGGGTTTCGTTGCCGGTTAAGGTGGAAAACGACGCCAACTGCGCCGCACTGGGAGCATGGGTCTCACAGCCGCCACCACGTCCCCGCTGTCTGGTGCACCTGACCCTGGGTACGGGCGTGGGTTCCGGGATCATCCTGGACGGCCGTCCCTGGCGCGGGGCCTGCGGCTATGCGGCCGAACTGGGTCATGTGGTGGTTCATCCCCAGGGCCGGGCGTGCGGCTGCGGCGGCCGGGGCTGCGCGGAGACCGAAGCTTCGGAAACCGGTATCCTGCGCACCTGGAGCGAGGCCCGGCCCGATTCCGAAATCTCTAGCGCCCGCCAGGTATATCAGCTCGTGGAAGCCGGCGATGCCGACGCGCGCCGGGCCTTTAGACGGGCCGGCCGCTACCTGGGTATCCTGCTCTCCAATATTGCCAATTGCCTGAACCCGGATATCATTACCATCGGCGGCGGTGTCGCCGCGGCCGGGGAAACCATCCTGGCCCCGGCCCATGCCGAAATGGCGGTCCGCCTCCACCAGCACGCCCGGGAATGCACCCGCATCGAAGTCGCCGACCGTGATGACTACGGCATTCTGGGCGCTGCCCGGCTATTGCACAAGGACGCTCAAGCATGA
- a CDS encoding elongation factor 4, with the protein MKHIRNFSIIAHIDHGKTTLSDRLLDIVGAIPVRERQEQQLDSMELERERGITIKSHFVRLTYKHSDGETYRLNLIDTPGHIDFTYEVSRSLAACEGALLVIDSTQGVEAQTVANTYLALDNDLALIPVMNKIDLPNTELEKSLDQVENIIGISREEALLVSAKTGRGVEAIIPAIIARVPPPQGDPDKPLKGLIFDSWFDSYRGVIILVRVLDGRLRKGERVKFLSNNAVYEINELGVHTPKPTPLAELSAGEVGYIIGSIKNVSEVKIGDTVTLAKETRVAPLPGFKEPQPMVFAGFYPGEGTSHEELREAIEKLVLNDSSLSFEPETSPALGIGFRCGFLGLLHKEIIQERLEREYDLAIVTTSPSVRYRITNTSGEVSEIESPAQLPEPQYIRGIEEPIIEAIVITPADHLGSVLKLLQSRRGVHKKMDYISDQRIHLTYELPLAEVLYDFFNKLKSISQGYASFDYEFKQYREAPLIKLDILINGEAVDALAMIVHNDNAYHAGCAVTSRMKKVIPRQLFEVVIQAAVNKRVLARTVVKALRKNVLAKCYGGDISRKMKLLEKQKKGKRRMKRIGKVDIPQEAFLAALEIED; encoded by the coding sequence ATGAAACACATCCGCAACTTTTCAATCATCGCCCACATCGACCACGGCAAAACCACCCTCTCCGACCGCCTATTGGATATCGTGGGCGCCATTCCCGTGCGTGAACGCCAGGAACAACAACTGGACAGCATGGAATTGGAACGGGAGCGGGGCATCACCATCAAGAGTCACTTCGTACGCCTGACCTACAAACACTCCGACGGTGAAACCTACCGCCTTAACCTGATCGATACTCCGGGACACATCGATTTCACTTATGAGGTCTCCCGCTCCCTGGCCGCCTGCGAAGGCGCCCTGTTGGTTATCGACTCTACCCAGGGGGTGGAAGCCCAGACCGTGGCCAATACCTATCTGGCATTGGACAACGACCTGGCGCTGATTCCGGTGATGAACAAGATCGACTTGCCCAATACGGAGTTGGAAAAATCCCTGGACCAGGTGGAAAACATCATCGGCATCTCCAGGGAGGAAGCCCTGCTGGTCAGCGCCAAAACCGGCCGGGGAGTGGAAGCGATTATTCCCGCCATTATCGCGCGGGTGCCGCCCCCCCAGGGGGACCCCGACAAACCCCTGAAAGGTTTGATCTTTGACTCCTGGTTTGATTCCTACCGCGGCGTCATTATCCTGGTGCGCGTCCTGGACGGCCGGCTGCGCAAGGGCGAACGGGTCAAGTTTTTGTCCAACAACGCAGTCTACGAAATCAACGAGTTGGGCGTGCATACACCCAAGCCGACACCCCTTGCCGAGTTGTCCGCCGGAGAGGTGGGCTATATTATCGGCAGCATCAAGAACGTGTCGGAAGTCAAGATCGGCGACACCGTTACCCTGGCCAAAGAGACCCGGGTTGCGCCGCTGCCGGGATTCAAGGAACCGCAGCCCATGGTGTTTGCCGGCTTCTACCCCGGGGAAGGCACCAGCCACGAAGAACTGCGCGAAGCCATCGAAAAACTGGTGCTCAACGATTCCTCGCTTTCGTTTGAACCTGAAACCTCTCCGGCCCTGGGCATCGGCTTTCGCTGTGGTTTTCTGGGGCTGCTGCACAAAGAGATTATCCAGGAACGCCTGGAACGGGAATACGACCTGGCCATTGTTACCACCTCGCCTTCCGTACGCTACCGCATCACCAACACCTCGGGCGAAGTATCGGAGATCGAGTCCCCGGCACAGCTTCCCGAACCCCAATACATCCGCGGCATAGAAGAACCGATTATCGAAGCCATCGTAATTACGCCGGCGGACCACTTGGGGAGTGTGCTCAAACTGTTGCAGTCGCGCCGGGGGGTTCACAAAAAGATGGACTACATCAGCGACCAGCGCATCCATTTGACCTATGAACTGCCGCTGGCGGAAGTACTCTACGACTTTTTCAACAAACTCAAATCGATCTCGCAGGGTTATGCCTCTTTTGACTACGAATTCAAGCAGTATCGGGAAGCCCCGCTCATCAAGCTCGACATCCTCATCAACGGCGAAGCCGTGGACGCCCTGGCCATGATCGTGCACAACGACAACGCCTACCACGCCGGATGCGCGGTCACTTCGCGCATGAAAAAGGTGATCCCCCGCCAACTCTTCGAGGTGGTGATCCAGGCGGCGGTAAACAAACGCGTCCTCGCCCGCACCGTGGTCAAGGCCCTGCGCAAAAACGTGCTGGCAAAGTGTTACGGCGGCGACATCAGCCGCAAAATGAAACTGCTGGAAAAGCAGAAAAAGGGCAAGCGGCGCATGAAGCGCATCGGCAAAGTCGACATTCCCCAGGAAGCCTTCCTGGCCGCTCTGGAGATCGAGGACTGA
- a CDS encoding amino acid racemase, with product MKTIGMIGGTGWVSSVDYYREVNRAAARLRGGDFTAPCILWSLDFGELAARKEAGDQEQVYALFRDAALGLEAAGCGLLMLCANTPHLYANRLEKKLSVPLVHIARATAAEIRHRGMRRVGLLGTRITMEGVFYHEKLADAGIEALVPPAQDRELIDHTIFNELMREDFRPERRQRFLEIMDGLVTRGAEGIVLGCTEIPLLVRPEHTGHVLFNTLEIHARAAVSAALEIG from the coding sequence ATGAAAACCATCGGCATGATCGGCGGTACAGGCTGGGTATCCAGCGTGGATTATTATCGTGAAGTCAACCGCGCGGCCGCGCGCCTGCGCGGCGGCGACTTCACCGCGCCCTGCATCCTGTGGTCACTGGATTTCGGCGAATTAGCGGCCCGCAAGGAAGCGGGAGACCAGGAGCAGGTATACGCCCTGTTCCGCGATGCCGCCCTCGGGCTGGAGGCGGCGGGATGCGGCCTGCTGATGCTGTGCGCCAACACCCCCCATCTTTACGCGAACCGCCTGGAAAAAAAGTTGTCCGTGCCCCTGGTTCACATTGCCCGGGCCACCGCCGCCGAGATCCGGCACCGGGGCATGCGCCGGGTGGGGTTACTGGGCACGCGCATCACCATGGAAGGCGTGTTTTACCACGAAAAGCTGGCCGATGCCGGGATTGAAGCCCTGGTACCGCCGGCGCAGGACCGAGAGCTGATTGATCACACGATTTTCAACGAACTCATGCGCGAGGATTTCCGTCCGGAGCGGCGGCAACGCTTCCTGGAGATCATGGATGGGCTGGTGACACGCGGTGCCGAGGGGATCGTACTGGGCTGCACGGAAATCCCACTGCTGGTACGGCCGGAGCATACCGGGCACGTCTTGTTCAACACCCTGGAAATCCATGCCAGGGCCGCGGTGAGCGCGGCGCTCGAGATAGGCTGA